The Streptomyces sp. NBC_00569 genomic sequence CGTTGTTGACCGGGTCCGCGATGTTCACGGTCCAGGCCTCGGGCCAGTCGATCCGGTCCGCGAGACGGGCCACGAGGGCGACGGCCACCGTGAGAACCGCGGCGACGCCCCAGCCGTACGCGCCGTGCAGGCGGCGGCCGTCGGGCTCGGCGGCGCCGAGCCGCTCCCCCGCCGCGGCCGTCGTACGGTCCAGGATCACGGCGAGCAGCACGATCGGGATGCCGGCGGCGAGGGCCGCGCCGACGTCCACGGAGGCCAGCGCCTGGTACACGCGGTCGCCGAGGCCGCCCGCGCCGATCACCGACGCGATGACGGCCATCGAGAGCGCCATCATGATCGTCTGGTTGAGCCCGAGGAGCAGTTGCTTGCGGGCGAGCGGGAGGCGGGCCGTCAGGAGCCGCTGACGCGCGGTCGCGCCGAGCGAGGCGACGGCCTCCATCACACCGCCGTCGGCGCCGCGCAGGCCGAGCGCCGTCAGACGGGCCATCGGCGGGGCCGCGTAGACGACGGTCGCGAGGACGGCGGCGGGGACGCCGATGCCGAACACCAGGACGACCGGCAGCAGATACGCGTATGCGGGAAAGACCTGCATCGTGTCGAGGACGGGCCGCAGCGCCCGGTACGTGCGGTCGGAGAGTCCGGCCGCGAGTCCCAGGAGCATGCCGAGCACGACCGAGGCGAGGACCGCGACGATCATCAGCGCGAGGGTCTGCATGGTCGGCACCCACATGCCGAACCAGCCGCACACGAGGATCGCGACGACGGCGGACGCCGCGAGCTTCAGGCCCGCGACCCGCCAGGCGATGAGCCCGGCCGCGGCAGTGACGCCGGCCCAGCCGGCGGCGAGGAGCACCAGGTAGACGCCGCGCACGCTCACGACGACGGCGTTGCTGATGTGGCCGAAGAAGTAGAGGAACAGCGGGTGGCTGTCCCGGTTGTCGATGATCCAGTCACTGGTCTTGCCCAGCGGTCCGGTCAGATCGACGGTGAGCGCGTGCGGCCAGCTGCCGCTCGCCCACTTGGCGTTCACGATCGGTACGAGTACGGCCGCGACGACGGCGAGCAACAGGAGCTTGCCGAGGACCCGGTTGCGCAGGAGCGCGCCGAAGCGCGGGGTGTCCGCCGCGGGGGCGGTGGCGGTACTGGCGGCAGCCATCAGGCGACCTCCTCGCCCGGCGGCGTGACGGGCGCGGGCGCTTCGGCGCCGGCGTCGGCTTCGGCGCCTGCCACAGCCGAACCGGAACCCGAAGCCTCGGCCCCGGCCGAACCGGAAGCGTCAGCCCCGGCCGACCCGGAACCCGAACCGGAAGCGTCAGCCCCGGCCACGTCCGCCCCTCCGGAGAACCCCTCCCCCGAGGACACGTCCGTCCCCGCCACCACACCCAGCAGCCGCGCATGGTCCACGACGCCCAGGCAGCGACCCTCGTCCATGACCCGCACCGCGAACCCGGTCCTGGCGACCGCCTCGATCGCCTCCGACACGGTCGCGCCGGGCGCGACGGCCGGTCCGCGGCCCTTTTCGTCGGCGTCGGCGGGCCGCATCGCGCGGCGCACCGTCATGACCTGCTCGCGCGGCACGTCCCGGACGAACTCGCGTACGTAGTCGTCGGCGGGCGAGCCCACGATCTCCTCGGGCGTACCCAGCTGCACGATCCGGCCGTCGCGCATCAGCGCGATCCGGTCGCCGAGCCGCAGCGCCTCGCTGAGGTCGTGCGTGATGAAGACCATGGTCCGGCCCTCCTCGCGGTGGAGCCGGATGACCTCCTCCTGCATGTCACGGCGGATCAGCGGGTCGAGGGCGCTGAACGGCTCGTCGAACAGCAGCACTTCGGGATCGACCGCGAGGGCGCGCGCGAGCCCGACACGCTGCTGCTGACCGCCGGACAGCTGCCCGGGTCGCCGCTGCTCAAGGCCGTCGAGGCCGACCTTCGCGACGACCTCCGCCGCCTTGGCCCGCCGCTCGGCGCGGCCCACGCCCTGGATCTCCAGGCCGTACGCGACGTTGTCGAGCACGGTGCGATGCGGAAGGAGCCCGAAGTGCTGGAAGACCATCGCGGCGCGGTGCCGGCGCAGTTCGCGCAGGCGCCCCTTGTCCATGCCGAGGACGTCCTCGCCGTCGATGGATATGCCGCCGGAGGTCGGCTCGATGAGCCGGGTCAGGCAGCGTACGAGGGTGGACTTGCCGGAGCCGGAGAGGCCCATGACGACGAAGACCTCGCCCTTGCGCACGTCGAAGCTGACGTCGCGGACCGCGGCGGTGCACCCGGTGCGGGCGCGCAGCTCGGCGGCGCTCAGGGCGGCCAGCTCCGCGTCACCCGGCACCCGGTCGGCCTTCGGTCCGAAGACCTTCCACAGGTTGTTCACGGAGAACACCGGCGATCCCGCCTGCGCGTCCGTCACCTCAGCGTTCGCCATCGTGTTCGTACTCATCACGCATCACCACCCAGCAACTCGGCACACTTCTCCCCGACCATGAGCACCCCGATCATCGGGTTCACCGCCGGCATCGTCGGGAAGACGGACGCGTCGGCAATGCGGATCGCCTCAAGACCCCGGATCCTCAACTCCGGGTCCACAACGGCGAGTTCATCATTCTTCGCGCCCATACGACAGGTCCCGGCGGGGTGGTAGACGGTGTGCGCGACCTTGCGCGCGTACTCGCCGAGCTCCTCGTCGTCCACGACGTCGGGCCCGGGGCACACCTCCCGCTTGAGCCAGCCGGCGAGCGGCTCGGTCTTCGCGATCTCCCGCGCGATCTTGATGCCGTCGACCAGCGTGCGGCCGTCGTAGTCGTCCTCGTCCGTGAAGTAACGGAAGTCGAGGGCGGGCTTCTCCTCCGGGTCCGCGCTGGTCAGGTAGAGGCGGCCGCGGCTGCGCGGCTTGGGGATGTTCGGCGTCATCGACACCCCGTGCTCCGGCCTGACATAGCCGAGGCGCTCCGGGTTGTCGGTGAACGGGATTTGGTAGAAGTGGAACATCAGGTCCGGCCCGCTCGCCTCCGGATCACGCTGCACGAAGAGGCCCGCGTCGCTGTCCATCGCGGAGTTGTCGGGGATCGGCCCGTTCGTCTCCCACACGATCACGGACTCAGGGTGGTCGAGCAGGTTCTCGCCGACGCCCGGCAGATCGTGCAGGACCGGGATGCCGAGCTTCTCCAGGTCGGCCTTCGGCCCGATGCCGGAGTGCATGAGCAGCCGCGGCGTGTCGACGGCGCCGGCGCACACGACGACCTCGTGCCGCGCCTCGACGAGCAGTTCCTCGCCGTCCTTCGTCCGCACGTGGACGCCCCGCGCCCGCGTGCCGTCCATCTCCAGCCGGTACGCCCAGGTCTCGAGGAGGAGCGTCAGGTTGGGCCGGTCACCGGCCTCCATGTGCGGGTGCAGATAGGCGACGGAGGCGCTGGAGCGCTTGTTGTTCTCCGGGTGGTACGCGAGGTCGAAGAAGCCGACGCCGTCCTTGAACGGCGCCTTGTTGAAGCCGTCCACGCGCGGCACGCCCGTGGCACTCTGCGCGGCGTCGACGAAGTCGCGGGCGATCGCGTTCCGGTCCTTCTCGTCGACCGCCACGATGTTGTTGCGCAGCTTGCCGAAGTACGGGTCCATCGCCTTGTGGTCCCAGCCCTCGGCACCGGCCGCGGCCCACTCGTCCCAGTCGCCGGGCAGCGGCTTGAACGAGATGAGCGTGTTGTGCGACGAGCAGCCGCCGAGCACCTTGGCGCGGCTGTGCAGGATGTGCGAGTTGCCGCGCGGCTGCTCGGTGGTGGTGTAGCCGTAGTCGAGGTCGCCCCCGAGGAGGCCGAGCCAGCGGCGCAGGGTCAGGACGTCGTCGCGGTCGATGTCGCTCGGGCCGCCCTCGATGACGGCGACGGTGACGTCGGGGTTCTGGGTCAGCCGGGACGCTATGACGGATCCGGCGGTGCCGCCGCCGACGACGACGTAGTCGTAGGTGTTCACGGACTTCTCAGGCATGCGTCAACTCCAAGGTTCTGCGCGTAATGGGCAGTGCGAAGTGCGATCGGCCGGCCCAGCGCGAAAGAAACGGGTGGTCAGCCCGGTGCGAAGGGTGGGTGATCAGCCCGCGAACCAGCGCACGGGCTTCGGCGCCAGGTTCTGGTAGACGTGCTTGGTCTCGCGGTACTCGGCGAGCCCGGCCGGGCCCAGTTCGCGGCCGATGCCGCTCTTGCCGAAGCCGCCCCACTCCGCCTGCGGAAGATAGGGGTGGAAGTCGTTGATCCAGACAGTGCCGTGGCGAAGCCGTCCGGCGACGCGCCGCGCGCGGCCCGCGTCGGCGGTCCAGACGGCGCCGGCGAGCCCGTACTCGGTGTCGTTGGCGAGCGCGACGGCCTCGTCCTCGGTGCGGAACGTCTCGACCGTCAGGACGGGCCCGAAGACCTCCTCGCGGACGACGCGCATCTCGCGGTGGCACTGGTCGAGGACGGTCGGCTCGTAGAAGTACCCGTCGGCGGGGCGTACTTCGCTGGGCTCGGGCCGTTTGCCGCCGCTGCGCAGCACGGCGCCTTCGGCGAGGGCCGACGCCACGTACGACTCGGTCTTGTCGCGCTGCTGCGCGGAGACGAGGGGGCCGCACTCGACGCCGTCCTCGGTACCGCGGCCGAGCCTGATCCTCTCGGCGCGGCGGGCGAGTTCGGCGACGAAGCGCTCGCGCACGGACTCCTCGACGATAAGCCGGGATCCGGCGGAGCAGACCTGTCCGCTGTGGATGAAGGCGGCGTTCAGCGCCTGGTCGACGGCGGTGTCGAAGCCCTCTTCGGTGTCGCAGGAGTCGGCGAAGACGACGTTCGGGTTCTTGCCGCCCAGTTCGAGGGCGATCTTCTTCACGTCGGCGGCCGCGGCCTGCGCGACCTTCGTGCCGCTGATCAGGCCGCCGGTGAAGGAGACGAGGTCGACGTCCGGATGCTCGGCGAGCCGGGCGCCCACGGTGTGGCCGGGTCCGGTCACGATGTTGGCGACGCCCGCGGGAAGACCGGCCTCCGCCAGGAGCTCGATGAGGACCACGGTGGTCAGCGGCGTGATCTCGCTCGGCTTGATGACGAAGGTGTTTCCGGCGGCGAGGGCCGGGGCGACCTTCCAACTGGCCTGGAGGAGCGGGTAGTTCCACGGCGTGATCAGGGAGCAGACACCGACGGGCTCGTGCACGACGACACTGTGGATCTCGTCGGACCCGGCGTCGACGACGCGTCCGCCGCCCTCTCCGACGACCAGATCGGCGAAGTACCGGAAGGCGTCGGCGACACAGTCGACGTCGACGCGCCCCTCCTCGACGGTCTTGCCCGCGTCGCGGCTCTCCAGCAGACCGATCTTCTCCCGGTCGCGTACGAGGAGATCGGCGACGCGGCGCAGCAGAGCGGCGCGCTCGGCGACAGGGGTCGCGGGCCACGTTCCTTCGTCGAAGGCACGGCGGGCGGCGGCGACCGCGGCGTCCGCGTCCTGCGTGCCACCCTCGGCGATCAGCGCGAACGGCTGGGCATCCGCCGGGTCGAGGATCTCGCGCGTGGCCCCGGAGGCGGCGCTGCGCCACTCTCCGTCCACGAAAATGCTCTGGTTTTCAGACACGTCCCGTTTTGCCTTCCGTTCCCGAACAGTCCCCCTGAACATCGCGAGACTCCCTTTTCACGAAGAGCCTGCGACGTCGGAAGCCCCTGCCCTGGGGATCGGAAAGCATGCACAACCCGTGGCCGAAAGTGGTCCGCGTCACCGCATACATGGCCAATAAGTCCGAAAAGTCACGACCGGCGCGACTACTCGTGGTACATGCCCTGTACAAACATGCCCCGTACAGGCACGCCGGGCACAAGAAGTCTGGGCACATACACACCCAGCACGCACATGCCCGGACAAACGCCGCACCCCCGCCCCTCCGGATCGACCGGACGGACGGGGGTGCGGGTAGGGCCGCGTGCAGGTGACTACGGGTACCTGCGGGACGCGTGGATCAGATGAGGCCGAGCTCGCGGACCGCGGCGCGCTCCTCCTCGAGCTCCTTCACCGACGCGTCGATGCGGGCGCGGGAGAACTCGTTGATGTCCAGGCCCTGGACGATCTCGTACTTGCCGTCCTTGGTGGTGACGGGGAAGGAGGAGATCAGGCCCTCCGGGACGCCGTAGGAGCCGTCCGACGGGATACCCATGGAGGTCCAGTCGCCCTCGGCGGTGCCGTTGACCCACGTGTGGACGTGGTCGATCGCGGCGTTCGCGGCCGAGGCGGCCGAGGACGCGCCACGGGCCTCGATGATCGCGGCGCCGCGCTTGGCGACGGTCGGGATGAAGTCGTCGGCCAGCCACTGCTCGTCGCCGCCGATGGCCTCGATGGCCGGCTTGCCCGCGACGGACGCCTGGAAGATGTCCGGGTACTGGGTGGCGGAGTGGTTGCCCCAGATGGTGAGGCGCTTGATGTCCGCGACCGCCGTACCGGTCTTCTTCGCGAGCTGGGTGAGCGCGCGGTTGTGGTCCAGGCGCGTCATGGCCGTGAAGCGGTCGGCCGGTACGTCCGGGGCGGCGGCCTGCGCGATGAGCGCGTTCGTGTTGGCCGGGTTGCCGACGACGAGGACCTTGATGTCGTCCGCGGCGTTGTCGTTGATCGCCTTGCCCTGCGGCTTGAAGATGCCGCCGTTGGCGGAGAGCAGGTCGCCGCGCTCCATGCCCTTGGTGCGGGGGCGGGCGCCGACGAGGAGGGCGACGTTGGCGCCGTCGAACGCGACGTTCGGGTCGTCCGAGATCTCGATGTTCTGCAGCAGCGGGAAGGCGCAGTCGTCGAGCTCCATGGCGGTGCCCTCGGCGGCCTTGAGCGCCGGGGTGATCTCCAGGAGGCGCAGGTTGACCGGCACGTCCGCGCCGAGCAGCTGGCCGGAGGCGATGCGGAAGAGCAGTGCGTAGCCGATCTGGCCGGCTGCGCCGGTGACGGTGACGTTCACGGGAGTGCGGGTCATGGCGTTCTCCGTATGACAGCAGGGCTTTTTTTGATCGATCTCTCGGCATCAAGAGATCCGCCGTCAGGCTATCGCGCCCCGGACCCCCCGCACCTCCGGGTGCATGTGGCCCGCCCCACAGACCACCCACTCCCCGCAACGGGCGGCGACGCGACGGGAGAGGCGTCGTGACGCGAGAGGTGACACAGCGGCAGACGGCCGCCTGCTCGGGAGAGGTGGGCAGACGGCCGCCTGTGGGGGGTGCCACTTGGTGACGACTCCCGTGGGGGTACTGCTCCGCCTGCCCCGGACCGGGGCAGGCATGCCCCCCATGCCGCATCGAATTTCGCGACGCCTCCGCCGTTACTGCGTGCAGCCCTTCTGGCCGGCCTTCAGCGTCGCGCAGGCCTTCGCCTCGCTCGCCTTCGTGACGGCCACCATCGGGGTGTACGCGTCGAGGTCCGCGTTGACGATGCCCTTCTGCACACCGGTCGCGCCGGCCTGCTGGATCCGGACCTCGTCACCCGGCGCGGCCTGCGTGATGCGCGCCCACGCGGCCCCGCACGTCTTGCTGTAGCGGACCTCGATCTTGGCCTGGCCGACGAGCACGGAGTCCGTGGTCCGCGCGAACTCGCCTCCGCAGCCCATCGCCTCGGGGTCCTTGCCGGTGCAGTCCTTGCCGCTGCACCGAACTCCCGCGGGCAGTTCGGGGGCGCTGCTGGTCGGCGTCGCCTGCGGCTTCGCGCCGTCGTCTTTCTCGCCCTTGCCCGCGCCCGTGAGGTACACGGCCGCGGCGATGACGACGAGCGCGCCCACGACACCCGCGAGGAACATCGTCAGCCGGCGCTTGCGCCGCTGCCGGTCCGGCGAACCGCCGCCGGTCCCCGGCTGCCCGGCCGGTCCGGGGCCGCCTCCGCCCGCATAGGCCCCCGCCCCGTCCGCGTACGGAACGCCTCCCCCGGCGCGCTCGCCCGGACGGAACCCCTGCTCCCTCTCGCTCCCGTACGGCAGCGAGTCCTCCAGCGGGGCCCGACCCTGTGGCGGCACGGTCGGTGCGACGCCCGCGGGCCCCGCGACGCCGGTCGCGCCGCCGCCGGACGGCCTGGCCGCCCCGCCGCCGCCCACGCCGCCGTTCTTGCCGCTCTTCGTGGCCGTGGGCCCGAACTCCCCGAGCGCCGCGCGCGCCTGGGAGATCCGTATCGCCTCCATCGTCATGTCGTGACGCATCTCGGAGCGGCTCCAGGCGCGCTCCGCGAGCTCCCACATGGTGGTCAGATGGACCGGATTGGTGCCCGTCACCTCGGCCAAAGTCACGATCGCGCGCTTGGGCGCGAGCAGCCGGCCGTTCAGATACCGCTCCCAGGACGTCTTGCTGTACCCGGTGCGGTCCGCGACCGCGGCGATGCTCAGTCCGCTGCGGTCGACGAGCCTGCGGAGCTGGCTTGCGAACTCCCTGACCTGCGGGTCGAGTTCATCCGGTAGCGCCCTCCAACGAGGCATTACTTCCCCCTATTCCCCCCGTACGTGCCCTGATCCCCCACGCCGCGCCGCACCCCTCGCGCCGACCACGGCCGGCGTCGGACCCGCCGGCCCACTCTGGCTACCCAGTGGGATGCGCGAAGCCAGGATGTCAGTTCCGGGGGCGGGGGCGCACGGGGGCATTCGACGGCGTTCGGCCCACCGGCGTGCACCGTTGCACAACCGGAGGCCCGCGGTCCAGTGTCCCACCGGGGTCCCCCGCCCCCGCGTGGAACCCCGAACGCCCCAGCTCAGCGCCTGGGTCGCCCCGGACCGTCCCGATTACCCACGTTAACCCCGCTGTTGAGGCAACCGATGGTAAATCCGCGAACTTGTCGATACATCAACACACTTCGGCACAGGAGGAATGGAGCATTACGGGAAGCGTCCGGCGGACCGATCGTTGCCGTCCTCGCACACCGTGGCGGAATGGTCACTTCCGTGCCACAGCGGCCCGCTCAACCTTGAAGGACACCTGACGCGTCCATGACTCTGATGACCACGGCGAGGAGATCTCCACGGCGAGGGCGAGGCCCACGTGGACGACCCGGACCCCAAAGACCGGCGGCGCCCGTCCTCCCTCGGGGGAGAGGACGGGCGCCGCCTCTGTGCGTGCGCCGCGGGTCTCAGCTGATCGTGAAGTGCAGCGTGTCGTTCAGGAACGGGATGACCAGCCAGGGGCTCGGCTGCACCATCAGCGCGAGCAGCACGATGACGACGCCCAGGAACCCGTACGTCACCATGTCGGTGAAACGGGAGCGCACCGCGAGCATGCCCACGGACGGGAGCGTCCAGCGCAGCACCGCACCGCCGATCAGGGCGACGCCGATCAGCAGCGTCCCGACGCGGAACACGTCGAACGCGGTGAGCAGCAGTCCGACGCCCACCAGCGATATCACCGCGAGGATCGGCCACTGCCGCGCCGGGGCCGGGGCATCGCCCGGCGCCGCGCGGCCGCCGCCCTCGGGGCGCGCCGTGTCCCTGGTGAAGAGCGGGAACCGGCGCGAGACGCGCCGCGGCTTCCCCTCGGGGTCCGGGGCCGACACCACACCCTCGGCACCTTCCGGGGTGCCGGTGCCGGCGTCAGCCGACACCGTTCGCGTTCCTTTCGGCCGCCTCGACCACGTTCACGAGGAGCTGGGCACGGGTCATGGGGCCGACGCCGCCCGGGTTCGGGGAGATCCACCCGGCGACCTCGGTGACGCCCGGGTGGACATCGCCGACGATCTTGCCGTTCTCGTCGCGCGAGACGCCGACGTCGAGCACGGCGGCGCCCGGCTTGATGTCCTCGGGCTTGATCAGATGCGGGACGCCCGCGGCGGCGACGACGATGTCGGCGCGCTTGAGGTGGGCGGCCAGGTCACGGGTGCCGGTGTGGCACTGGGTGACGGTCGCGTTCTCGGACTTGCGGGTGAGCAGCAGCGGCATCGGACGGCCGATGGTGACGCCGCGGCCGACGACCACGACCTCCGCGCCGTTGATCTGCACGCCGTGCTCGCGCAGCAGCGTGATGATGCCGAAGGGGGTGCAGGGCAGCGGCGCCGGCTCGTTCAGGACGAGGCGGCCGAGGTTCATCGGGTGCAGGCCGTCCGCGTCCTTGGCCGGGTCCATCAGCTCCAGGATGCGGTTCTCGTCGATGCCCTTGGGCAGCGGGAGCTGGACGATGTAGCCGGTGCAGGCGGGGTCCTCGTTGAGCTCGCGGACGACCGCCTCGATCTCCTCCTGCGTGGCGGTGGCCGGCAGGTGGCGCTGAATGGAGGCGATCCCGACCTGGGCGCAGTCGCGGTGCTTGCCCGCGACGTACTTCTGGCTGCCCGGGTCCTCACCGACCAGGACGGTGCCGAGGCCGGGCGTGACGCCCTTCTCCCTCAGGGCCGCCACGCGGGCGGACAGATCGGACTTGATCGTGGCTGCGGTGGCCTTGCCATCGAGAATCTGGGCGGTCATGCCCCCATCTTCGCGGATGGGACCGCCCCGGTTCCAATCCGGGCGTCCCAGCTTGATCACCGTTGTTGCACTTCCACAACGCATACGGAATGCGGCTGGACAAATAAGCCGCACCTAAAGAACCATGAGCGGCAACAGTGCCGCGGGCAGTACCGGGGGGACGACCGCTCTGTAGACCTTTCCTCCACTTGGTGCCGCGCGTTGTCCCCGCACTAAGGCAACGGAGGAAACAGCCATGAGTTTCGGCGACCCGAACAACCCCTACGGTCCGCCGCAGGGCCAGCCCGGCCAGCAGCCCGGCTACCCGCCGCAGGCTCCCCAGGGCCAGCCCGGTTACGGCTACCCGCAGGCACCGCAGGGCGTCCCGCCGCAGCAGGGTTACGGCTACCCGCAGGGCCAGCCCGCGTACCCCGGCTTCCCCGGCGGCAATGTCATGCCGATCGAGATGCCCGGCCTGATGAAGACCGCGCGCGTGCTCCTGTTCATCCTCGCCGGCTTCCAGCTCCTCTTCGGCATCATCGCGGGCATCGCGGTCGGCGCGGCCCAGGACGTGTCCAACGGCGTCGGCTCCGGTGACGCCACGGACACGCTGGCCGGGCTCGGCTTCGTCATCGCGGCTCTCATGGTGGCCCTCGGCGCCCTGTCGATCTTCCTGGGCGTCAAGTTCAAGAACGGCGGAAGCGGCATCCGCATCACGACGATCGTCTACGCGTCGCTGATGATCATCGGTGGCCTCGTGAACACGGTCAACGGCGGCGGCGGTTCGGCGACCTTCGGCGGACTCATCTCGCTCGCCATCGCCGGCATCATCCTCGGCTCCATGGTGAACAGCGCCGCGTCCACCTGGTTCAACCGCCCGCGCTACTGATCGAGTTCACAGCGAACCAGGGGTTTTCCACGCTTGACCCGTAAGGGCCGCTCTCTCCCGTCGCAAGGGGAGCGCGGCCCTTCGAGGTAGGGGCGTGCAGGGCGGCCAACAGCTTCGACTTCGGCTTCTGCAGGTGCCGGCCCCGGCACGTCCGCAACTGGACGGGGGACGGCCCGTTCACCGGCAACCGGACGCCCGGCACCGCCTCGAAGTTCTCCGACAGGGACAGCAGCGCCCGCCGGACGTCGACGGCCTGCCGGTCCGGACGGGCGACGCGGGACCGAACCGGTCCCTCAAGCCCCGCGGACCCTGACCGCCGGAGCGCCACGGGGAACGACCGCGGGCCGTGCCTTCACAGGGAAGGCACGGCCCGCGGTCGTGTGCGAGGGGTCCGCTCAGTGGAAGAAGTGGCGCGTGCCGGTGAAGTACATCGTCACGCCCGCCTTCTTCGCGGCCTCGATGACCTGCTCGTCACGGATGGACCCGCCGGGCTGGACGATCGCCTTCACGCCGGCGTCGATCAGGATCTGCGGCCCGTCCGGGAACGGGAAGAACGCGTCCGACGCGGCGAAGGAGCCGCGCGCCCGCTCCGCGCCCGCGCGCTCCACGGCCAGCTTGCAGGAGTCGACGCGGTTGACCTGACCCATGCCGACGCCGACCGAGGCGCCGTCCTTGGCCAGCAGGATCGCGTTGGACTTCACCGCGCGGCACGCCTTCCAGGCGAACGCCAGCTCGTCGAGCTCGCCCGGGGACAGCGCGTCGCCCGTGGCGAGGGTCCAGCTCGCCGGGTTGTCGCCGTCGGCCTGGACGCGGTCGGTGACCTGGAGGAGCGCGCCGCCGTCGATCTGCTTCGTCTCGACGACCGCCGACGGGCCCTGGTGGGCTCGCAGCACGCGGATGTTCTTCTTCTTGGTGAGGGCCTCGAGCGCGCCGTCCTCGTACTCGGGCGCGACGATGACCTCGGTGAAGATCTCCGCGACCTGCTCGGCCATCTCCTTGGTGACCGGGCGGTTCACGGCGATCACACCGCCGTACGCGGAGACCGGGTCACAGGCGTGCGCCTTGCGGTGCGCCTCGGCGACGCTCGACGCGACCGCGACGCCGCACGGGTTGGCGTGCTTGATGATCGCGACGCACGGGTCGTCGTGGTCGTACGCGGCACGGCGCGCGGCGTCCGTGTCCGTGTAGTTGTTGTACGACATCTCCTTGCCGTGCAGCTGCTCGGCCTCGGCGAGACCGCCGGTGCCGTCGACGTAGAGGGCGGCGCCCTGGTGCGGGTTCTCGCCGTAGCGCAGGACGTTCTTGCGCTCGTACGTCGCGCCGAGGAACTCGGGGAAGCCGCTCTCGTCGGCGGCCGCGTAGCCGTCGGCGAACCAGGACGCCACCGCGACGTCGTACGCCGCCGTGTGCTGGAAGGCCTCACCGGCGAGACGCTTGCGGGCGGTCAGGTCGAAGCCGCCGTCGCGGACGGCCGAGAGGACGTCGGCGTACCGGGCGGGGCTGGTGACGACGGCCACCGACGGGTGGTTCTTGGCGGCGGCGCGCACCATCGAGGGGCCGCCGATGTCGATCTGCTCGACACACTCGTCGGGAGTGGCGCCCGAGGCGACGGTCTCCTTGAAGGGGTACAGGTTCACGACGACGAGCTGGAAGGGCTCCACGCCGAGCTCGGCGAGCTGGCGCTGGTGGTCCTCCAGGCGCAGGTCGGCGAGGATGCCCGCGTGGATCTTCGGGTGCAGCGTCTTGACGCGCCCGTCGAGGCACTCGGGGAAGCCCGTGAGCTCCTCGACCTTCGTGACGGGAACCCCGGCGGCGGCGATCTTCGCAGCGGTCGAGCCGGTCGACACCAGCTCCACGCCCGCCTCGTGCAGCCCGCGCGCGAGGTCTTCCAGACCGGTCTTGTCGTAGACGCTGACGAGCGCCCGGCGAATGGGCCGCTTGTTGCTCTCGGCGGTCACTGGATAACTACCTTTCGTCCCTCAATGCGATAGCCGTTGCGGGCCAGACGCCCCACGACATCGACGAGCAGCCTGCGCTCGACTTCCTTGATGCGCTCGTGCAGAGCGCTCGCGTCGTCCTCGTCCCGGACCTCGACCACGCCCTGAGCGATGATCGGGCCGGTGTCGACGCCGTCGTCGACGAAGTGGACGGTGCATCCGGTGACCTTGGCGCCGTACGCGAGCGCGTCGCGCACACCATGGGCCCCGGGAAAACTGGGGAGCAGGGCGGGGTGCGTGTTCACGAACCGCCCCCCGAACCGGGCGAGGAACTCCTTGCCCACGATCTTCATGAACCCGGCCGAGACCACCAGGTCCGGTTCGTACGCCGCCGTGGCCTCGGCGAGCGCCCGGTCCCACTCGTCACGGGTGGCGAAGTCCTTCACCCGGCAGACGAAGGTGGGCAGGCCGGCGCGTTCGGCGCGCTCGAGCCCGGCGATGGAGTCACGGTCGGCGCCGACGGCCACGATCTCGGCGCCGTAGCCCTCCGCGCCCTCGGCCGCGAGGGCGTCGAGCAGAGCCTGCAGATTCGTGCCTGATCCGGAGACCAGCACGACGAGCCGCTTGGCCACAGCGAGGGCCTTTCTCGGGAGTGCGTTTGTAGGGTCGCACAAAGGCTTCATGGTTCCCGATACGGGGAACTCTACGAAGCGGTCGACCGTCAGCAACGATACCGGCACATGGAGCGGCCCCCACG encodes the following:
- a CDS encoding ABC transporter permease, coding for MAAASTATAPAADTPRFGALLRNRVLGKLLLLAVVAAVLVPIVNAKWASGSWPHALTVDLTGPLGKTSDWIIDNRDSHPLFLYFFGHISNAVVVSVRGVYLVLLAAGWAGVTAAAGLIAWRVAGLKLAASAVVAILVCGWFGMWVPTMQTLALMIVAVLASVVLGMLLGLAAGLSDRTYRALRPVLDTMQVFPAYAYLLPVVLVFGIGVPAAVLATVVYAAPPMARLTALGLRGADGGVMEAVASLGATARQRLLTARLPLARKQLLLGLNQTIMMALSMAVIASVIGAGGLGDRVYQALASVDVGAALAAGIPIVLLAVILDRTTAAAGERLGAAEPDGRRLHGAYGWGVAAVLTVAVALVARLADRIDWPEAWTVNIADPVNNAVDWMTDHLYSGVPYIGGTADWAGHFTTWILDPLRDGLQWLPWWSVLLIVAALAWLIGTWRTALTAVLAMAAIGVLGVWKPSLDTLSQVLAAVAVTLVVGFAIGIAAARSGRIERLLRPVLDVFQTMPQFVYLIPVVALFGVGRAPAVAAAVVYALPAVIRITTQGLRQVDAAAMESARSMGATSGQQLRQVQLPLARPALLLAVNQGVVLVLAVVIIGGLVGGGALGYEVVFGLAQGDLATGLVGGAAIVCLGLMLDRVTQPTERRAKKGA
- a CDS encoding quaternary amine ABC transporter ATP-binding protein; protein product: MANAEVTDAQAGSPVFSVNNLWKVFGPKADRVPGDAELAALSAAELRARTGCTAAVRDVSFDVRKGEVFVVMGLSGSGKSTLVRCLTRLIEPTSGGISIDGEDVLGMDKGRLRELRRHRAAMVFQHFGLLPHRTVLDNVAYGLEIQGVGRAERRAKAAEVVAKVGLDGLEQRRPGQLSGGQQQRVGLARALAVDPEVLLFDEPFSALDPLIRRDMQEEVIRLHREEGRTMVFITHDLSEALRLGDRIALMRDGRIVQLGTPEEIVGSPADDYVREFVRDVPREQVMTVRRAMRPADADEKGRGPAVAPGATVSEAIEAVARTGFAVRVMDEGRCLGVVDHARLLGVVAGTDVSSGEGFSGGADVAGADASGSGSGSAGADASGSAGAEASGSGSAVAGAEADAGAEAPAPVTPPGEEVA
- a CDS encoding GMC family oxidoreductase, coding for MPEKSVNTYDYVVVGGGTAGSVIASRLTQNPDVTVAVIEGGPSDIDRDDVLTLRRWLGLLGGDLDYGYTTTEQPRGNSHILHSRAKVLGGCSSHNTLISFKPLPGDWDEWAAAGAEGWDHKAMDPYFGKLRNNIVAVDEKDRNAIARDFVDAAQSATGVPRVDGFNKAPFKDGVGFFDLAYHPENNKRSSASVAYLHPHMEAGDRPNLTLLLETWAYRLEMDGTRARGVHVRTKDGEELLVEARHEVVVCAGAVDTPRLLMHSGIGPKADLEKLGIPVLHDLPGVGENLLDHPESVIVWETNGPIPDNSAMDSDAGLFVQRDPEASGPDLMFHFYQIPFTDNPERLGYVRPEHGVSMTPNIPKPRSRGRLYLTSADPEEKPALDFRYFTDEDDYDGRTLVDGIKIAREIAKTEPLAGWLKREVCPGPDVVDDEELGEYARKVAHTVYHPAGTCRMGAKNDELAVVDPELRIRGLEAIRIADASVFPTMPAVNPMIGVLMVGEKCAELLGGDA